CTTTCCGGCAACAGCGCGCCGACCTCGGCCCCGATGTTGGCCGGCAGCTTATTAAGGTGGTTCAGCAGCCAGCCCGAGCTGAGCATCATTTCGATCCAGCGCGAGCTGTGCTGGAAATAGGCCGGGCTGGCCACGATCACCAGCGCGCGGACCTGTTCGAACTTGCCGTGGGCCAAAGCGATGTAGGCGACCATCCCGCCCATCGAGTGGCCGACGTAGTCCACCCCGTCCGCGCCGGTGCGCTCCAGCACCTCGTTAATGGCCGCGTCCAGGTCGCGCAGGGCATAGTCGTCCATGTCCCAGCCATCGCCGTCCGCATCCTGGCTGCGCAGCTTGTCGGACATTCCGTGGCCGCGCAGCTCCACCAGATAGACGTCGCGACCATCGTCGGTGAGGGCGCCGACAATGTTGTTCTGCGGGTCGCAGATAAACGAGTAACGGTTGCTGCAAATCCCCGGGCAGAGAACCACCGGACGCCTGTCGTCGGCAACGTAATCCGCTGCCCGGTAATGATGCAACGCGATCTTCACGCCGTCTTCGGTCGTCGCGCTAAGGCTTTGATGAAACGGCGTGGGACTGAACTCGTGCCGAGCGCAGCCCAGCAGCAGCATTGCGATCAGCAGCAGCAGCACCGTGCGCCTCATGCTCGATCCTCGTCCGTAAAAAAGGTCCGCTCCCTGGTCATACGTCCCCCGGCCATGCGCTCATCGGACCACTGAAAGATCGATCGAATGATGCTCAGCGGTTTTGCTCCGCGCTTGCCCGGCCGGTGCGCCAAGTCGATTAACAACCTGTCCGCGCCCTGCAGCTCGATACGTATAACCAGCGGCTTTATTTCGATTTCTCGTGTAGCCTTATCACGAACCTCCACAACTATCCAGCTTTCGCCGCTCGAAAATTGCGCAATGCGCTCCAGCGCCAACGCACGCTCGGACTCGTCGAGCGCCAAGTCGGCGGGCAGGATAAAACTATAGGAAAAGCCGCTGATCGACTCGAACAGGCTGCGATCCCGACGCGCGATCAGCCGCGCCTCGCGCAACACGATCCCCTGCGGCAGCTGCTCGCTCAGCTCCTTACCCAGCTGGTACAAATCCGGCTGTTTGACAAGCAACGCCTCGAAGTACTCCTCGCGGCCCTGGGCTCCCACGGGCAGCGGCGGGCCGAAGCTCAGCCGCGGCTTGGGATGATGCCCCTGGCTGTAAGCCATCGGCGCGCGGGCCCTGCGTAGCGAACGCTCCACAGCCGACGCCAGCTCCAAATGGCTCAGCAGCCGGGCGTCCCCGAGCTTCTCGAAGCGGATACGGACCCGCGCCAGCGGCACGTCGGAAGCGGGCCGCACAGCAGCAACGTGGATTGGCGCAGACTGCGCCGCGCCCTGCTTTGGCGCACGCGCCAGCCGGTTCTCGAGCTGATCGTCGCACGCTCCGCAGGACGAGCACTGGCCCGTGCGACAGTCGGCGGTCAGCTCGCCGACCTGCGAACGCCGCAGTTCCTCGAGCAGGAAGCGTTTGTCAATGCGGCAGTCGATGTGGTCCCACGGCAGCAGCGCGTCGAGCTCGAATCCGTTTTGCGCGCAGTGCTCCAGATCGAGGCCCATGCTGGCAAAGGCTTCGATCCAGCGCTGGTTATCGAAGTGTTCGGTCCAGGCGTCGAATCGCGCTCCCGCCGTATAGGCTTCGAGTATCGCCTCGCCTACCTCGCGACCGCCGCGGGCGAACGCCGACTCCAGTCGGCTGGTTCGCGGATCCTGCCAGCGCAGCTTGATCCCGCTGCGACGCAGCGCGTTATGGATCAGGTCGATCCGTTGCCGGGCCTGTTCCAGGCTGATCATCGGCTCCCACTGAAACGGGGTGAACGGCTTGGGCACGAAGGTCGCCAAATGCAGATTGACTCCGCCGCGGCGCGAAATCGAACGCACATTGCGCATCACGTTGCGGGCCAGCTCGACGATCTGTCGCAAGTCGTCCTGTGTTTCGCCGGGAAGCCCGACCATGAAATAAAGTTTGATGTGTTTCCAACCTGCCTCGAAAACCCGCCGGACCGTTTCCAACACCTGCTCGTCGCTGATCGGCTTGTTGATCGCGCGGCGCAGCCCTCCGCCGCCAGCTTCCACTGCAATCGTGAAGCCGGTCTTGTGCACCTGGCGGATCGACTCCACGATCCGCGCATCGAGGCTCTCCACGCGCAGGCTGGGCAGACTGGTGCCGATGCGGTCGTCCCGGGTCAGCCCCAGCACGCCGGGCAACAGGGTTGCCAGGTCGGAGTAATCGCCGGTGGAGAGCGAGAGCAGGCCCAGCTCCTCGAATCCGCTCTGCCGCAGCTCGCGCTCGATCTGCTCCAGCAGCGGCTCGCTGCTGCGTTCGCGCAACGGCCGATAGATGTAACCCGCCTGGCAGAAGCGGCAACCGCGCGTGCAGCCGCGGCACAGCTCCACGCTCAGCCGGTCGTGGATCGCCTGGATCGTCGGAACCAGCGGACGACCCGGCGGCGGATATTGGTCCAGGTCCGGGATCACCGTGCGCCGCACGCGCTCCGGAGCCGGGCTGATCGGCGTTAGCGGCAGCGCCCGGTCCTCTGGCGCGTGGTACAGCGCGGGAACGTACAGCCCTTCGATCTGCGATAGCTGTTCCAGAATCGCGCGGCGGGAATCTCCGGCCGCACGACGCTCGCCCACCAGCCGCAGCATTTGGGGCAGCAACCGCTCGCCATCGCCGATGGCCACAGCGTCGAAGAACAGTGCGAACGGTTCGGGATTGATCAACGCCGGGCCGCCGCCGATCACGATCGGGTCGGACTCGCCGCGCTGATCCGCGCGCAAGGCGATGCGGGCCAGGTCGAGAATCTGCAGCACGCCGGTGGCCAGCAGCTCGTAGGGCACGCTGAAGCCGATCACGTCAAAGCCGCTCAGCTCAGCGCCGCTCTCCAGCGTGGTCAGCGCCAAGCCCCGCTTGCGCAGCAACTCTTCGGCATCGCTCCACACCGCGCAGACCCGCTCCGCTGCCAGGTCGGGCTCGGCGTTGACAATGCGATACAGCAGTTGATAGCCAAGGTGGCTCGCCGCCACCTCGTACACATCGGGGAACGCCAATACCATTCGGGCGCGCAGGCCGACCGCGGGCTTGACCACTTGGCCGACCTCGCCGCCGATATAGCGGCCTGGCTTGATTACATCGGCTTTAAACAACACGTTCAACGCGCCCCTTTGCCAGGGGCTTGATGGCTAGAAAACGAGATGGATCAGGTTGGCGCCCAGGACCGTCTGCTGCTCGCCGTCGTAATTGTACTGGGCAACAAAGGGCGCGGGCCAGAGCAGGATCGAGCCTTCCAAATAGCGCGACATATCGACGCCGGGCGTGAAGCCAGCTCCTTCGGGCACGAACGATCCAAGCACGAATCCACCGGCCCCGCCGATGGCCACTCCCGACCAAAGAAACGTATCCAGGTTTTCGTCGCTCGTCTCGTTGTTGGGCGAGAACAGCAGAACCGCTCCACCCAAGGTCACGCCCATTCCCATTCCCAGGAATGTGCCGATGGCGATTTCACGAGTGCCGCCAGCCTGAGCAGGCAGATCGAGGACGAACAGATTAACAGCACAAATCAACAGTATCAGAACGATAAAACGCCTCAAGGCCGTCCTCCAATTTGGTACGTAACGCTTGCGGCAAAGTTAAACATGAGCGGCGCGCCAAGTCAATCTCGTCCAACCTGATGCTGAATCTTGTTATACTCGCCGCAGGTTGTGCAGCCAAATTCGACATTCACAGCGCATTGCGGGGGATGTGATGACCACCTTGATCACCGGCTCCACAGGGTTCGTGGGCAAGTTGCTGCTCAAGCGGCTGCTGCTCGAGGGACAACAGGTGCGCGCCCTGGTGCGCGACCCCTCCAAGCTGGGCAACCTGGTTGACCACCCTGCTCTCGAAATTTTTCAGGCCGACTTGGAGCAGTTCGACCGACTGCCCGCCGCGTTGCAGGGGATCGACCGCCTGTATCACAGCGCCGCAGTGGTCAAGGAATGGGTGCGAGATTGGTCCGTGTTCGACCGCGTCAACGTCAAGGCGCACCGACGGCTGCTCGATGCCGCGCTTGATGCCGGCGTGAAGCGCATCGTGCATACCAGCTCGTTCATCGCCCTGGGACACAGCGACGGGCCGGGCGTGGCCGACGAAACCGCGCAGCACGAGCCGGGGCATTTTCACAACCCGTACGAACGCACCAAGTATCAGGCGATGCGCATCAGCGAGGAGTTGGCTGCGCAGGGCGCGCCGATCGTGATGGTGCTGCCCGGCATCGTCTTCGGTCCCGGCGAGCTGACCCAGGGCAACTTGATCGTCAACATGCTCAGCGACTGGGCCGCGGGACGGCTGCCCGCGCTGCCGGGCCCCTGCGACAAACCCTGGAGCTACGCCTATGTTGGCGACGTGGTAAACGGACACATGTTTGCCATGGAACGCGGCAAGCTCGGCGAGCGCTACATCCTGGGCGGCGAGAACAAAACCATGGATCAACTGTTTGCCAAGGCCGCGCAGCTTAGCGGCCGCAAACCGCCGCGCCTGCATCTGCCGCTGTGGCTGCTCAAGGGCTCGGCCGCAATGCTGGCCGGACT
The nucleotide sequence above comes from Candidatus Alcyoniella australis. Encoded proteins:
- a CDS encoding alpha/beta hydrolase, translating into MRRTVLLLLIAMLLLGCARHEFSPTPFHQSLSATTEDGVKIALHHYRAADYVADDRRPVVLCPGICSNRYSFICDPQNNIVGALTDDGRDVYLVELRGHGMSDKLRSQDADGDGWDMDDYALRDLDAAINEVLERTGADGVDYVGHSMGGMVAYIALAHGKFEQVRALVIVASPAYFQHSSRWIEMMLSSGWLLNHLNKLPANIGAEVGALLPESADFVTTTLYNPHNVTREVRQTMMRRAVNDLSAGEARQWVATYNFCGLTDAQSQQDYLAMLAQADVPTLVLAGSMDETASPHQVRRGYDALGAADKTYFMIGRANGASADYGHMDLVHGQAATHDVFPIIIQWLDRHR
- a CDS encoding NAD-dependent epimerase/dehydratase family protein — protein: MTTLITGSTGFVGKLLLKRLLLEGQQVRALVRDPSKLGNLVDHPALEIFQADLEQFDRLPAALQGIDRLYHSAAVVKEWVRDWSVFDRVNVKAHRRLLDAALDAGVKRIVHTSSFIALGHSDGPGVADETAQHEPGHFHNPYERTKYQAMRISEELAAQGAPIVMVLPGIVFGPGELTQGNLIVNMLSDWAAGRLPALPGPCDKPWSYAYVGDVVNGHMFAMERGKLGERYILGGENKTMDQLFAKAAQLSGRKPPRLHLPLWLLKGSAAMLAGLGNTLRFTPPLVPGTVGVAEHAWAYSSQKAIDELGYTITPFDQALETTIHWMQGLDLI
- a CDS encoding TIGR03960 family B12-binding radical SAM protein, which encodes MLFKADVIKPGRYIGGEVGQVVKPAVGLRARMVLAFPDVYEVAASHLGYQLLYRIVNAEPDLAAERVCAVWSDAEELLRKRGLALTTLESGAELSGFDVIGFSVPYELLATGVLQILDLARIALRADQRGESDPIVIGGGPALINPEPFALFFDAVAIGDGERLLPQMLRLVGERRAAGDSRRAILEQLSQIEGLYVPALYHAPEDRALPLTPISPAPERVRRTVIPDLDQYPPPGRPLVPTIQAIHDRLSVELCRGCTRGCRFCQAGYIYRPLRERSSEPLLEQIERELRQSGFEELGLLSLSTGDYSDLATLLPGVLGLTRDDRIGTSLPSLRVESLDARIVESIRQVHKTGFTIAVEAGGGGLRRAINKPISDEQVLETVRRVFEAGWKHIKLYFMVGLPGETQDDLRQIVELARNVMRNVRSISRRGGVNLHLATFVPKPFTPFQWEPMISLEQARQRIDLIHNALRRSGIKLRWQDPRTSRLESAFARGGREVGEAILEAYTAGARFDAWTEHFDNQRWIEAFASMGLDLEHCAQNGFELDALLPWDHIDCRIDKRFLLEELRRSQVGELTADCRTGQCSSCGACDDQLENRLARAPKQGAAQSAPIHVAAVRPASDVPLARVRIRFEKLGDARLLSHLELASAVERSLRRARAPMAYSQGHHPKPRLSFGPPLPVGAQGREEYFEALLVKQPDLYQLGKELSEQLPQGIVLREARLIARRDRSLFESISGFSYSFILPADLALDESERALALERIAQFSSGESWIVVEVRDKATREIEIKPLVIRIELQGADRLLIDLAHRPGKRGAKPLSIIRSIFQWSDERMAGGRMTRERTFFTDEDRA